A window of Rufibacter sp. LB8 contains these coding sequences:
- a CDS encoding N-acetylmuramoyl-L-alanine amidase, protein MKNIVSLTLLVFFFLSSFTTLERKEIKIRTVVIDAGHGGKDGGCHGSSAKEKEVALKVALELGKQIEENLPDVKVIYTRKTDTFVELIDRAGIANKHHADFFISIHCNAGPPAAYGTETYTMGLHTSNGNLAVAKRENSVILQEDNYEKKYNGFNPNSPQSHILFSLYQSAYLDNSLRFAQKVEQQFKSKIGRSSRGVKQAGFLVLWKSAMPSALIEIGFLTNPKEEAFLNDKTNQTYMASGIYRAFKEYKQELEAMN, encoded by the coding sequence GTGAAAAATATTGTCTCTCTCACCCTGCTCGTCTTTTTTTTCCTCAGTTCTTTCACCACCCTGGAGCGGAAGGAGATAAAAATACGCACGGTGGTGATTGACGCCGGCCACGGCGGCAAAGACGGCGGCTGCCACGGCAGTTCGGCCAAAGAGAAGGAAGTAGCCCTCAAAGTAGCCCTGGAGCTGGGCAAGCAGATAGAAGAAAACCTCCCCGACGTGAAGGTGATCTACACCCGCAAGACAGACACGTTTGTGGAGTTGATTGACCGTGCCGGCATCGCCAACAAGCACCACGCAGACTTTTTTATCTCCATCCATTGCAACGCCGGCCCTCCGGCGGCGTACGGCACAGAGACCTACACCATGGGGCTGCACACGTCTAACGGCAACCTGGCGGTGGCCAAGCGGGAGAACTCGGTTATTTTGCAGGAAGACAACTATGAGAAGAAGTACAACGGCTTCAACCCTAACTCGCCCCAGAGCCACATCTTGTTCAGCCTCTATCAAAGCGCGTACCTGGACAACAGCCTAAGGTTTGCCCAGAAGGTGGAACAGCAATTCAAATCAAAGATTGGTCGTTCCAGCAGAGGCGTGAAGCAGGCGGGCTTTCTGGTGCTCTGGAAATCTGCCATGCCCAGCGCCCTGATTGAGATAGGATTCCTGACCAACCCCAAGGAAGAAGCCTTCCTCAACGATAAAACGAACCAAACGTATATGGCTTCAGGCATCTACCGTGCTTTCAAAGAGTACAAGCAAGAGCTGGAGGCCATGAATTAA
- a CDS encoding putative LPS assembly protein LptD, whose translation MAIPLFFWVAFLSATEGNAQTRPASTDSVKVTVAADSVRRGDIETTINYKAKDSILYDAVNQIMYLYGTAHIDYGEVSLDADFIQINWKTNIIDARGTRDSTGTLQGKPLFKSGEETYQAETMAYNFKTKKGRVLGAVTTQGEGFIHAETIKKNDQNEIYGQHARYTTCNLEHPHFYIKATKMKVMPGDRVVAGPFHLVFADVPTPFGFPFGFFPSPKTRGSGVLIPTFGESMQQGFYLRDGGFYWALNEYMDLRLTGDIFSLGGYGVSVQSNYTKRYKYRGNFSVRHNYNKDPNNFRAGATVREAYRFNNTDSRDIWIQWAHSPVTLPGKGQFSASVNAGSRFANQRNFTTPQQALSTNFTSSISYGKSSPNSPFSYRVSITQNQSVGTNVYRYKDKEGKDQTIQEEVQRMSITLPDMSFGVASQSPIEWFGGTLTGRWIEGIRLGYNLNLRQDVTNAINRSSGIGFPFTTAARTDTILAINSKNLSTIFKNAPLTINHDIPLTLGTINLFKHFKLTPSVNYRESWTTKKFTYSRIPDSNLIKVDTASGLHRVYQYSGGMSLTTNLYGIAQINGKKVQAIRHTITPNISYSYTPDFSRPEFGFYQRVQVDSTGNSRLTSRFPLGTNLPGSGLNSSISFGIQNNVEMKVKTDSAGVFKKVSLIDLFSIQGAYNMAADSFNLSNINVNLSTRLFNTFSFTSSAIFDPYAYVNGLPVNRFLIEDGGFRLARLTNINANFSFEASPKAREQQEKSGMPPPTTSPILQRGPSAADYMDFNIPWTLNVGFTSNFTRDPRLDKLVNNATSLDLNGSVTLTEKWAFNYTTGYDFKNKLLSFTNLAITRDLHCWQMSINWVPIGAYQSYSINISAKSSMLRDLKISRSEYSTGRPWGR comes from the coding sequence TTGGCTATTCCCCTCTTTTTCTGGGTGGCCTTCTTGTCCGCCACGGAGGGAAACGCGCAGACGCGTCCTGCCAGCACTGATTCTGTCAAAGTCACCGTTGCGGCAGATTCTGTGCGCCGAGGTGACATTGAGACCACTATCAATTATAAGGCCAAAGATTCTATTCTCTATGACGCCGTGAACCAGATCATGTATCTGTACGGCACCGCGCACATTGACTATGGGGAGGTTTCTTTGGACGCTGACTTCATTCAGATTAACTGGAAAACCAACATTATAGACGCCCGCGGCACCCGCGACTCAACCGGCACACTGCAGGGCAAACCCCTTTTCAAAAGTGGTGAGGAAACCTATCAGGCTGAGACCATGGCCTACAATTTCAAGACCAAAAAGGGCCGGGTACTGGGTGCTGTCACCACGCAGGGCGAAGGCTTTATTCACGCCGAGACCATCAAGAAAAACGACCAGAACGAAATTTACGGCCAGCACGCCCGCTATACCACCTGTAATTTAGAGCACCCGCACTTCTACATCAAAGCTACCAAAATGAAAGTGATGCCCGGTGACCGCGTGGTAGCGGGGCCGTTCCACCTGGTCTTCGCTGATGTGCCCACGCCGTTTGGGTTTCCTTTCGGGTTTTTCCCTTCGCCTAAAACCAGGGGTTCCGGGGTGTTGATCCCCACGTTTGGGGAGTCCATGCAGCAGGGCTTCTACCTACGCGACGGCGGGTTCTACTGGGCATTGAATGAGTATATGGACCTGCGCCTGACCGGCGATATTTTCTCTTTGGGTGGCTACGGCGTGAGCGTGCAGTCTAACTACACCAAACGGTACAAGTACAGAGGCAACTTTTCTGTTAGGCACAACTACAACAAAGACCCCAACAATTTTAGGGCCGGTGCCACCGTGCGGGAAGCCTACCGGTTTAACAACACAGATAGCCGGGACATCTGGATTCAATGGGCGCACTCACCGGTTACTCTGCCGGGCAAGGGTCAGTTCTCAGCCAGTGTGAACGCTGGTAGCCGTTTTGCCAACCAACGAAATTTCACAACGCCCCAACAGGCACTTTCCACCAACTTCACCTCCAGCATCTCTTACGGAAAGAGCAGCCCCAACTCCCCCTTCTCTTACCGGGTCTCTATTACTCAAAATCAGTCTGTAGGCACCAATGTCTATAGGTACAAAGATAAGGAAGGCAAAGACCAGACCATTCAAGAAGAGGTGCAGCGCATGAGTATTACCTTGCCAGACATGTCATTTGGGGTGGCCAGCCAGAGCCCCATTGAGTGGTTTGGGGGTACTTTAACGGGCCGCTGGATTGAAGGCATACGCCTGGGCTATAACCTGAACCTTCGGCAAGACGTCACCAACGCCATTAACCGGAGCAGCGGCATAGGGTTCCCGTTCACCACCGCCGCACGCACAGACACCATTTTGGCCATCAACAGCAAAAACCTGTCTACCATTTTCAAAAACGCGCCGCTCACCATTAACCATGACATACCCCTCACCCTAGGAACCATCAACCTGTTCAAGCATTTCAAGCTGACCCCCAGCGTGAATTACCGTGAAAGCTGGACAACCAAAAAATTCACCTATAGCAGAATACCAGACTCCAACCTTATTAAAGTGGACACGGCCAGCGGCTTGCACCGGGTGTACCAATACAGCGGAGGCATGTCTTTGACCACCAACCTCTACGGCATCGCCCAGATTAACGGCAAAAAAGTGCAGGCCATCAGGCACACCATCACGCCCAACATCAGCTACAGCTACACGCCAGACTTCAGCAGGCCAGAGTTTGGGTTCTACCAGCGTGTGCAGGTAGACAGTACCGGAAACAGCCGGTTAACCTCCAGGTTTCCTCTAGGCACTAATTTACCGGGTTCGGGTTTGAACAGCAGCATCAGTTTTGGCATTCAGAACAACGTGGAGATGAAGGTGAAGACAGACAGCGCCGGGGTGTTCAAGAAAGTGAGCCTGATTGATCTGTTCTCTATTCAGGGAGCCTACAACATGGCCGCCGACTCCTTTAACCTGTCTAACATTAACGTGAACCTGAGCACCCGGCTGTTCAACACGTTTAGCTTTACCTCCAGCGCCATTTTTGACCCATATGCCTATGTGAACGGCCTACCCGTGAACCGGTTTTTGATTGAAGACGGTGGTTTCCGGTTGGCGCGCCTCACCAACATTAACGCTAACTTCAGCTTTGAGGCCAGCCCCAAAGCGCGGGAACAGCAGGAAAAATCTGGCATGCCACCGCCCACCACCTCTCCTATTTTGCAGCGCGGTCCTTCTGCCGCTGACTACATGGACTTCAACATTCCCTGGACCCTGAATGTAGGCTTCACGTCTAACTTCACCAGAGATCCGCGGCTAGACAAACTGGTCAATAATGCCACCTCGCTTGACTTGAACGGTTCTGTCACACTCACAGAGAAATGGGCGTTCAACTACACCACCGGGTATGACTTCAAGAACAAACTCTTGAGTTTCACCAACCTGGCCATCACCCGTGACCTGCACTGCTGGCAGATGAGCATTAACTGGGTACCCATTGGCGCTTACCAAAGCTACTCTATTAACATCAGTGCCAAGTCCTCTATGCTGCGCGACCTTAAGATCTCTCGTAGCGAATATTCTACCGGCCGTCCCTGGGGAAGATAA
- a CDS encoding MlaD family protein has translation MKFSKELKVALLGIVAVAALYVGFLFLKGTNVFSSTRTFYVNYESVQGLAVSSPVVVNGFRVGLVKEMNLQAEKGNKILVALDIEKDIDIGDSTVAMLVSQDLLGGKSIELYMGRNTKRFKGGEYLIPFTRESITEVFTKRAMPVLETVDSTLIRLNSFLDKDAKRSIQAILLNAEATSEALRTIAMANQGNINQITSNLAGLTASLRQTEAKFSRLATNLNTLSDTLDVAAMNSAIRGLDSTVAQAQLTMRRLNENNGSLGKLMSDDSLYRNLNASSESLDALLKDLKANPKRYVHFSLLQIGGGTKVDKASNVKEADKVKNAGTVEKAGTVQEKK, from the coding sequence GTGAAATTTTCCAAAGAACTCAAGGTGGCGTTGCTAGGTATTGTGGCCGTTGCAGCGCTCTACGTGGGCTTTCTATTCCTTAAAGGAACCAACGTCTTTTCCTCTACCCGTACGTTTTACGTGAATTATGAAAGTGTGCAGGGCTTGGCCGTGTCCAGCCCGGTGGTGGTCAACGGCTTTAGGGTAGGCCTGGTGAAGGAAATGAACCTGCAGGCTGAAAAAGGCAACAAGATTCTGGTAGCCCTTGACATTGAGAAAGATATTGACATTGGGGACTCCACCGTGGCCATGCTGGTAAGCCAGGACCTGCTGGGCGGCAAGTCCATTGAACTGTACATGGGCCGCAACACCAAACGCTTCAAAGGCGGCGAATACCTGATTCCGTTCACCCGCGAGAGCATCACCGAAGTGTTCACCAAGCGCGCCATGCCCGTGCTGGAAACCGTGGACTCCACCTTGATCCGGCTTAACTCGTTCCTGGACAAAGACGCCAAACGCAGCATTCAGGCCATTTTATTAAACGCCGAGGCAACCTCCGAAGCGCTTAGAACCATTGCCATGGCCAACCAGGGCAACATCAACCAGATCACCAGCAACCTGGCGGGCCTTACCGCGTCTCTAAGACAAACCGAGGCCAAGTTCAGCCGTCTGGCAACCAATCTGAACACGCTGTCTGACACCTTGGATGTAGCCGCCATGAACAGCGCCATCAGAGGCCTGGACAGCACCGTGGCGCAGGCCCAGCTCACCATGCGCAGGCTCAATGAGAACAACGGCAGTTTGGGGAAACTCATGAGCGATGACTCCTTGTACCGCAACCTCAACGCCAGCAGTGAAAGTCTTGATGCCTTGCTGAAAGACCTGAAGGCCAACCCTAAGCGCTACGTGCATTTCTCATTGCTGCAGATTGGCGGCGGCACCAAGGTTGACAAAGCCAGCAACGTGAAAGAAGCAGATAAAGTGAAAAATGCGGGCACCGTTGAAAAGGCCGGCACGGTGCAAGAGAAGAAGTAA
- a CDS encoding acyl-CoA carboxylase subunit beta encodes MDIEFNKNEDALKQLSFQLKSKLAKVALGGGEKAIAKQHEKGKLTARERIQYLVDEGSEFLEIAAFAGEGMYLEYGGCPGGGVVAGIGYVKGRQCMIVANDATVKAGAWFPITAKKNLRAQEIAMENRLPVIYLVDSAGVFLPMQDEIFPDKEHFGRMFRNNAIMSSEGIVQISAIMGSCVAGGAYLPIMSDEAMIVEGTGSIFLAGSYLVKAAIGETIDNETLGGASTHSEISGVTDYKFETDQECLDHIRNIFDKMGDTPKAGFSRISSAQPKLDPKEIYGILPQDRVKPYDMMDIIHRLVDNSEFEPYKDLYGQSLICGLARIDGWAVGIVANQRKIVKSKKGEMQMGGVIYSDSADKAARFIMNCNQKKIPLVFLQDVSGFMVGSKAEHGGIIKDGAKLVNAMSNSVVPKFTILIGNSYGAGNYALCGKAYDPRLIYAWPTAQLAVMSGASAAKTLLQIQVASLKAKGEVITPEAEKELLDKITARYNEQLSPYYAAARLWVDGIIDPLETRKVISMGIEAANNVPITKPFNVGVIQT; translated from the coding sequence ATGGATATTGAATTCAACAAGAACGAAGACGCGCTCAAACAACTCTCATTCCAGTTAAAGTCGAAATTGGCCAAAGTGGCGCTGGGCGGCGGCGAGAAAGCCATTGCCAAGCAGCACGAGAAAGGCAAACTCACCGCCCGTGAGCGCATTCAATATTTAGTAGATGAGGGTTCTGAGTTTCTGGAGATAGCCGCCTTCGCCGGCGAGGGCATGTACCTTGAGTACGGTGGTTGCCCGGGTGGCGGCGTGGTGGCGGGCATTGGCTACGTGAAAGGCCGGCAGTGCATGATTGTCGCCAATGACGCCACCGTGAAAGCGGGCGCCTGGTTCCCCATCACGGCCAAGAAAAACCTGCGGGCCCAGGAAATTGCTATGGAAAACCGACTGCCGGTAATCTATCTGGTAGACAGCGCCGGCGTGTTTCTTCCCATGCAAGACGAGATTTTCCCCGACAAAGAGCACTTCGGGCGCATGTTCCGGAACAACGCCATTATGAGTTCTGAGGGCATCGTGCAGATTTCGGCCATCATGGGTTCCTGCGTGGCTGGTGGCGCGTATCTGCCCATCATGAGCGACGAAGCCATGATTGTGGAAGGCACCGGTTCCATCTTCTTGGCCGGTTCTTACCTGGTGAAAGCCGCCATCGGCGAAACCATTGACAATGAAACCCTGGGCGGCGCGTCCACCCATTCAGAGATTTCCGGCGTCACCGATTATAAATTTGAGACTGACCAGGAATGCCTGGACCACATCCGGAACATCTTTGATAAAATGGGTGATACGCCCAAAGCCGGTTTCAGCCGCATATCATCGGCGCAGCCCAAACTAGACCCCAAAGAAATCTACGGAATTCTGCCCCAGGACCGCGTGAAGCCCTATGATATGATGGACATCATTCATCGGCTGGTAGATAATTCGGAATTTGAGCCTTACAAAGATTTGTACGGTCAGAGCCTGATCTGCGGCCTGGCGCGCATTGACGGTTGGGCCGTGGGCATTGTGGCCAACCAACGCAAGATTGTGAAAAGCAAGAAAGGCGAAATGCAGATGGGCGGCGTGATCTATTCAGACTCCGCAGACAAAGCCGCGCGCTTCATCATGAACTGCAACCAAAAGAAAATTCCCTTGGTGTTTTTGCAAGACGTATCTGGGTTCATGGTAGGCAGCAAAGCCGAACACGGCGGCATTATCAAAGACGGCGCCAAGCTGGTGAACGCCATGAGTAATTCTGTAGTACCCAAGTTTACCATTTTGATTGGCAACAGCTACGGAGCGGGCAATTATGCGCTCTGCGGCAAAGCCTATGACCCCCGCCTGATCTATGCCTGGCCCACCGCGCAATTGGCGGTTATGTCTGGTGCCTCGGCGGCCAAAACCTTGCTGCAGATTCAGGTGGCCTCGCTCAAAGCCAAAGGCGAAGTCATCACCCCCGAAGCCGAGAAAGAACTCCTGGACAAAATCACAGCCCGTTACAATGAGCAATTGAGCCCCTATTATGCGGCGGCCCGGCTTTGGGTAGACGGCATCATTGATCCGCTGGAAACTAGAAAAGTTATTTCCATGGGCATTGAAGCCGCCAACAACGTGCCCATCACCAAACCCTTCAACGTGGGCGTGATACAGACCTAA